From Fusobacterium varium:
GAAAACTCAGTGGATATATTGATGAAATACTTACAGGACAAGCTGAAGTAAAATCTTTCTCATATGAGGAAAGAGCTATTGAAACTTTTAGAAATCTTAATTCCTCTTATAAAGAAAATGCAATAAAATCAATTTTTCTTGCAGGATTTAATTTTCCTACACTTAACTTTATAGGAAATCTGGGATATTCACTAATTATACTGATTGGTGCCATATTTATGCTTCAAGGTAAAATAACCCTTGGAGGACTTTCAAGCTTTGTTATTTACTCTAAACTGTTTAATAGACCTATAGCAAGCATATCTGAAGCATATAGTATTATTCAAACTGTTTTAGTCAGTGCTGAAAGATTTTTTCAATTCATGGATCAAGATGAAGATTTAGACATAGGTAAAAAAGATATTGACTTTGATAATTTAAAAGGAAATATAGAATTTAAAAATGTAGATTTTGCATATAATGAAAAAACTCCTGTACTCAAAAACCTTTCATTTAAAACTGAAAATGGGGAAGTTGTTGCTATAGTTGGCCCAACTGGTGGTGGGAAAACTACTATTGTAAATCTTCTAATGAGATTTTATGATATAACTTCTGGAGAAATACTTCTGGATGGAATAAATATAGAAGAATATAAAAAAAGTGAAATAAGAAAACTTTTTGGTATGGTACTTCAGGACAGCTGGCTGTTCACAGGAACTATTAAAGACAATATAAGTTATGGAAACAGTGATATTCCATTTGAAAAAGTTATAGAAAGTGCAAAACTTGCTTGTGCTCATGACTTTATAATGAAATTTCCTGATGGATATGATACTATGATCAGTGAAGATAATATGATACTTTCTCAAGGTCAGAAGCAGCTTATTACAATAGCAAGAATTATTGCTTCTGATCCTAAATTTTTGATTCTTGATGAGGCTACAAGTGGAGTTGACACAAGAACAGAAATAAGACTGCAAAAAGCTATTGCTAATCTTATTAAAGGCAGAACAAGTTTCATAATAGCTCACAGACTTTCTACTATTAAAAATGCTGATCTTATTCTTGTATTAAAAGATGGAAAAATAGCTGAACAAGGAACACATGATGAATTGATGAATAAAAATGGATTTTATTTCAATTTATATAGCACTCAGTATGCTCTGTAGAAAAGGGGCTGTTGCAAATTAGTGATTGATAAACTAATTTGTGCAGCCTCTCTTATTTTTCATAAAAAAATAGAAATCTATTTTATAGATTTCTGCTAATTTATATTTTTATATTTATTTTTAAGTATCAAAAAAAGAAGTAGATGATTTTTTATTTATCTAAGCTACTTTTAATGAGTGAAGTGTTGTTCCTAAGCGATTATTTATATTTCTGCTTAGATATCTGTTGAAGTTGTAAGCGATACAAAACAAACATATTTCTCTTAAAACACTTTTTTTACTTCGAACTTTTAATTTTCGCAATTTCATATCTTCTTTCAAAACTGCAAAAGCACCTTCTACTTGAATACTTCTGTTCATTCTTAATTGTTTTCCATAATTGCTTGATACATTCTCTTTTGATTTATTTGATAAAATTCTAAATCTCGCATTGTACTTAATTTTTTTGTTAGTTTCAGGATTCCAAAAATATTGAACTGTATTATTTTTGTTAGAGTATAGAAATTCTAATTCTAATCCATCTTTTCTAAATAGCTTATTTTCAGAATGATTATATATTAAATTTTCTACTCTGTTTAAATCATTTTTAAACTTTCTGATTTTAGATTTTTCAAAATATATTGGTTTTATGTATGAAGTATAGTCCATTTTTTCCAAATATTC
This genomic window contains:
- a CDS encoding putative ABC transporter ATP-binding protein → MKYNLFKKLLPYLKKYKLEFIFLIFLAIIGNLLTLVGPYLVGKGINQIHFQMSKSDFIQLGKMSILLLFSYITGAVLTLIQNIKMNIISQDIVNKMRKDGIEKIHKFPLKYFDGISQGNIISIMINDIDNISGSLSQIGTRVIVNILTIFTALGIMLYISPSLTLIQLFLVSFTGVFLKKITEKSREKRRVQQKYLGKLSGYIDEILTGQAEVKSFSYEERAIETFRNLNSSYKENAIKSIFLAGFNFPTLNFIGNLGYSLIILIGAIFMLQGKITLGGLSSFVIYSKLFNRPIASISEAYSIIQTVLVSAERFFQFMDQDEDLDIGKKDIDFDNLKGNIEFKNVDFAYNEKTPVLKNLSFKTENGEVVAIVGPTGGGKTTIVNLLMRFYDITSGEILLDGINIEEYKKSEIRKLFGMVLQDSWLFTGTIKDNISYGNSDIPFEKVIESAKLACAHDFIMKFPDGYDTMISEDNMILSQGQKQLITIARIIASDPKFLILDEATSGVDTRTEIRLQKAIANLIKGRTSFIIAHRLSTIKNADLILVLKDGKIAEQGTHDELMNKNGFYFNLYSTQYAL